CTTGCACATAAGTATTTGGTTGTATACCTAGGGATGTATTCAatattaggtttattattttcctgTGATGACTTTACCtagtacaattttaattttaagcaataaacaataagcattgtatattatatacttaaataaaatagtaaatgttgtcaatttttttttttccattgcAAGGTGTGTTTTGTGTCTTTCATTTGCGCTAATGCTGGCGCTAATGCCGGCGCCAcatacagacaaatatttgaacaaagactttgccacacatttgaacacagttacagacactgatcaaatttcaatttttatggcttttagttttaggtttccatataatcggttctccttcaagcaactcgataactgAACGATTTAatgtgtggtcgaaaaaccgataccgaatggcaaacacgcaaatatttaaacaaactttgcacaaatacgcaaatacccgtgccacacatgagttcaaacaagtgttcaaatatttttgctatgtgtgaCGCCGGCATAAGACATGCAGAATTACCATACTAAAGAACTAGCTGTGTAGGTACCTATAGAATGGGCAGAATCTAtactttatactattataaaaagctgaatattgtttatttgtttaatcgcgctaatctcagggacTACTCATTCGAATTGAAGACATTCTTTTAATGTTGGTTAGCGATGACGTCTCTGAATTGAATCTATCGCATGACGAAACAGTCTCACACGTTATCCTGGAATGCGTAGGAGTAGTTGCACAACGGGCTGATATCCTCGGTACACCGGGATCACTACGACAGGCCTGTGAATAAACCAGGTCGATCCTGCACTACAAGGAGTTGGGCTGGCTAGACACGTAGCTGGCATATTACGCACCACGGCCCGACTTGCTACGGACTAAATGCAAAAAGGAGCACCTCTATAgaatgttggatagcccatgtAGCCCATATAACAACGCGCTATAAACTATAGGAGCGTGTTGCAAAACCGATGAAAATTGAttcttacatataaataaaatagatagattCGAGTCATCGCTCtcttacaacaaaaaaaatcgtaaaaaattACCCGCGACAATATTCGTAACCATTTTGTGTTCGCGTTCGATGCTACaccataaaacaataaatctttttGTTTATCTTGTTTTCCATTATCACGTCATAGCAAATAAAGTTTAGTAAATGCTCCAATATTTTATACGCTAGGTAGGCATTGTTatcgaacaataaataaatgtttacttcCATCATTTATCTTATCTGGCTTGTAAAACGAATGTACAAATGAAACGcaatagtaaagaaaaatacttttatttataaatgcaacTTGCTTAAGATTACttgatatattatacaaaatgtatatatgATGAGACTGTCAAATTTCATACATTAGCAATATGAGGAACCAATGACATTTCTgggtaaattaaatattatttttttcatgattCGAGTGTTTCGTTTCAAGGCTTTCAAAGTTACGCCACAATTAcgcgacattttttttgtctgCCGGCCTCAGGAATAAAAACCATACACACCATGGACGCATGTAATTCCTAAATATTTCTAGTAATATTAGACATTTGACAATCGCTTATTCCACGTTATATGAAATGTACAAAACACTGAAAAGCATCTAATCATCGTCTTCAAACAACATTTGCAAGAGCTCCCGCTTGGTGCACTGGCTGCCCTCCAGCCTCTGCACTCCCTTCCACTTGATGATGGTGGGTATCACCATCAGCTTGCAGCGCGCGTCGGTTCTGAACGGACACGCCTTGTCTTTCCAACTGTAAACAAAAATGCAGCGTCATTCTGTATCCTTGAAGGGGTAAGCAGCCTTACGTCTACATACGTACGTTGATTTACTTCCATAGTGTAAATGTAAGGAAAAATACGAATGCTGTGGAAATAAAGTGTATTATCGAATGGCAATTAAGAAGGCCggtcaacaaacaaacaataagcgaaaaatatatacaatgagTGCtacatttgataaataatattatagcttGTCACTGGATGTATTTATTAAAGGTATCATATTACTCAAGTTTAAAATTAACAGCTGTAAACGTTGATAAATAAATGGTGCAGTGTAACTTGTTAATATGAGTGTGTACAGAACAgtttgattatataaatatctgtGTGACTCCTGAGATAAATATGGCATTTGTCATCGCAATAGTCACTACAAAGAACTTTTTACAAAACATAGCATGGTCTGTTTTTGTCATAATCAGATGCTACTTTATACACTTTTCGCTGTCCCGTAATTATACttgctgtattatattttaataattacatttttagttCTATCTCCATAAAAGTTTATGTCTGGTGTGACAAGGAGTTATTGGTCACAGATCCGAGTATTATGATATGGCTCATAATCCGTGATTGACATATTCTATATTATAGTATCTTACGGGGTAAACTTTgtatagttgtttttttaagataaaaataaacggGATATGTGTGCCTATCTGCCTTgacgattattttaaataatgttactatattttaaactgATTGTGCAAATTAGAACTTCATctgcaaaaaaacaattttgaaaatgttaggTACACACACAAATATTCAtgtgttatgtttattattttagtataaaacacTAAAGCCCAaaaatttttaaatctagtTAGATTTTATACACAAAGTCATTGAATGTATTAGCTATGAtaagttgtaataaaatattgaggCCAAGTGGATTACATATTGCATCACATAGAAGATATGGTATTTCTTTAAGTGTAGCAATGTTcacatattattgaatatagaCATACAAATGTTAAAACCGCCTGAATTATGTCATACTAATCCacaaaaaaaaggaattatttttaaatactcacTAGTCCCGATCTCCGACATCCACATACACAAAGATGATGTCCTTCTGAAGTTCCCCAATGAATGCTTTAACTATTGGTTCcgctgaaaaaaaaaagtatgcaATTTTGCACTCCAAAAAGGAAtttcgaataataaaaatgatctaTGCAgcagagatttaaaaaaaacacttgataatgcattttatttagatcttttatttatatcaacatggttttaaaatgaatttctgaaattatatattagCACTTAATTTGAAAAGTTACCCTTTTAAATGTAACAGCAGATTGGAAAACTGATTTTATACCATTCAACCACATTTTATcttcattttaaagttaaataatatggTTCAGTGGGGTAAGAGATCACCATcaataccataataataattattgctgcttgccaaagtttaaaattatttcacaatacTTATCAGGTATACATATATACAGgagctagttttattatataagccACGGCTAACATGATATAAAGATGTATCTAAATTTATAACTGAATGTagattttaattctaaatttaaaaagtgcCAACTACCTACATGCCTCTACACACCCATTGCTATCTATCTATACTGAGAGTACCAGTGCTGCTTTCCATTACCTAAAATGCCATTATCTACAAAAACCAAAAATCAAGACACAAGTGAAAAAGGTGcaccaaaatttaaaataatgctcCATGATAAATATCAGTAATATCCTAAATGTTTAGAGATCCTGATATTTATCAAGgaccattatttttaaatttggtgcAGTTTTATTGTCCTTATCCTAAAATTAGGTTTTTGTTTCTAACTAGTGGGCAGTACAGTAGGTGCTCCCCCTACTAGCTGTTCTACTGCGGACAGTAAGAATTCTCATGCAGTATATGCCTACCCATCTGACAGTAGATACACCAACTCCTGccattttctttctttttaccagtaaacataaaatacaccTTAGCATTTTTCTCTgacaattttgttatatattcattaaattcaTCATAATTATTGACTGTATGGATTTCTTTTTTAACCatgttatctatttttatagcattcatgatgtctttatttttttttgtcaattttcaAGTCACAGCACCAAAGAGAAAATGACATGTATAATCCACAAAGaagttttaaaatgataatatctttatgattcaatttaacatttttgttttactttatctacataaaaaatatttttttacacaatattgtatattgtgttgcctcaaattttattttatgacgcGAGTGATATTTCCAGATGACCCAACAATACCTATtcttattacttatttgtaatACTTTCCTTTAAGGACATTAGTTCAGATATATTAGGTATATGTTGGCTGTTTATTGGTGGTGGAGAACACCAGGTAACCCATTTGCTTGTTGCAGATCAATGCaatccagtaaaaaaaatattgaaaaataggGGCCAGACTATTGCATTAAAATACCGATAGTCAAACGATAAATTCTAATTAATCGTTTGACAATTTTAATTGTCCTAATTCAATAATCTGAAGAACTGCTACCTTCAACACAGTCCGGACACCAACTGTTCCCGTCAGGTAACTTGGATCCGCTGAAATAAATTAGCGCTGGTGGTCCCTTGGGATCAATACTGTcgacatatttacaaaattcttcGAAGCCTTTGAGTGCCACTGTGGTAGCCATTTtatatgcaatatattattgtaaaaaataaaactattatattatgtacaccgGTGACGATAGCACAAAGTACAATTTTTGACAACTGAATACTGATTCGCtgtattttgacatttgacactagATAGTAGTAGTGTTGTGTGTTGTGGACGGCCGGACTAGCAAATACGAAAAAGTGAACAATATTGTTCGACTTCGGAGATGTCACTAACCATCTTTCGATTATACATCCGATTCGATtgtagaaacaaaaaaaaatctatgaaaccAAATTATAGAGATAAAAATATGGATCTCTAGCTTAAGttacatgaaaataaatgaattataatccATTACACATCATTAGTCGATAATTTATAACACTTGTATCACTATTCGCAGCGTATCAGTATGACAGTTTCTTCGGTTGACattgtttgtattttgaatttgaatttggagtGTCTGAATAGGATTtgaaagtaattttgatatGTAAATAGATGTTTTGTGTGtgaatatgcaaataaaaaagaaataaattatattacgcaCGACAATGGATACGACAACGTCATTGAAACCAAAGCCGTTGGCAGAATTGCTGCCATACCTAAGTGGTTAGTAAATAACAGATAATTCATCACAATATAACTTCTTTGTTGAAAGTTTTCTATAAAGTGCATCAATTTTACGTGTTAACTTGAAATTAACTTCGCTATTCAAGTAATTGTTGTTTCTAAATagattgaatattatttcaggCATAGTGTCCAAGGATGCCATGCAGACTCTAACCGCTAGGAAACAGCCGCGGCCAACGATCACACAAACTTGCACAGCTGTAAAAACTATGAAACCTCTCACAATGGCCGAGTTAATGGCTGGAATACCAGGTAAATTTGCAACATTTGTTATAGCAAGCcataataattgatattatattatcatgattaagtaggtattattttgtaaaatgataTGTGCGGGGGCATGAGATTATCAATTGAATAATACATTGTAAGAGAATTTTCTAAAAGTGCTCCATTCAAATTTGGAtctgtgtgaaatctaccaacaTATTAGGTAAGCATGGTAAAGAAAGCAGGCTTAGGTGAAGCGATAACACCCTTACAATATgactgttaaaattaaactatttttcggatttaccTCAGTCCCTGTGGTGACCAcaaaggctacaaagtctttgaaacatagagagtaaactaaaatattaaaaccatgatcaaataaaaaaaaaagtttaattttcatgTCTAACATctgcataaacataagaaatctttattaatatgacTATTGATAACATTATcataaaactacttttaaatTCATTGAGAACCTTATAAATAACTTCAGCTTTAAGAAACCAGTCACCAAGAAGACAAACGCAAGCCTCAACATCTGTCAAGAAGAAAATCTGGAATTCATCAGTGAAGGTGGAGTGTAAGAAGATAAGTCACACTGCTGAAGGGAAGATGAAGCACAACCCAGTCAGGAAAGTGCTCAATTTTCAACCTAAACCCAGggtatttaagattttattttctgtactaTAAAAATGTTCAATTATACATGCCATTTCTTCTatgctttttataaaaatattaaataatgtgttgttatattatgtaatagataaaaatgttaaccAGAAAAAACGTCATAATTAGGAGATATTTGACCTTTTTCTGTGGTGTTTATAAATGGTAATTCTCAGAAGTAATTAACATGTAGAATAAATTTAGTTAGAGTAGAAACGgcataacaatttaattaccaaccaataacaattatattgtcTCAGATAATTTACCAACTTACTTCTCGTATGTGGCAATTTATAACaggaaaattgaaattaatttgtattagatTATACTAATTATTCCATTTTTCAGAATACTTTAGCTCCAAGAATGGCTACGGCCAATGCAGAAACACCAAAGTTTCCAAAACCAGAGTACAGAGCAAAGAAATCAGTACACATACTAGGTAAGACACgcttacttttatatatttataaaatgtgtatttcAAACTATAactgtaaattttcattttttagaGAAGAATAAAGTAAGAATAAGTGGAATATGTAATATACCAGAAACTCCCGTCTTAGCTCCACCTGTAAGACAAAGGATGACAATGGCCAATAAAGAAAACTTGCCCAATATACCAAGGcaactgaaaaatattgcaacaccAAAATTAGCCTCACCAAAGATTGCTCCAAAGAAATTTGCTACCCCAAAAATGCCTGACACACCACTGTCAAACCAATCATGGCAATCTAGTTGTGATGCTAGCTTCTtgcaaaaagaaaaagaaattcgTGATATtgaagacaaaataaaaaatgtgtcacAGGAAAAAACTTTAGAAAGAATTGCAGAAGTTTCTCCGCCCGCTTCAACTCCATTCAGAGAATATAGAAATGTTAAAGAGTATTTCAACAACTCTAGTGAAATGGACACTTCAGCCGTGAATGATAACACAATCATGTGTTTTGACAAAACATTCCAACCAGAAGAATATAACAAAAGAGAGGAGAGTGTGATAACATCTCTCTGTGAAATGCTGAACAAAGCAGCAGTAACAATACCTGAAAACAACAACACAGAGCTCCATGATTTGTTGGAAGTTGAAAAACGAACGCTAGCCAACATTAAAATTCTGGACAAAATCAGGGAGCAGGAACTTAAATCTCTGGAGTATgttagaaaattaataattgagAAAAGAAAAGCACAAACAATTTCTGAGGTTAAGAGGGAAGAAAAAGTTGAATCTATCATTGAAACCAAAGCTCCAGgggatataaaaatagaaaaaactaaCTCTGAAGAAAATCCAGTTGTAGGTAGAACATCAGTAATCAAATCATGTATCAAATCACCAAGTTACAAAATACCTAAAAAGAATGCATGTTTaagaaaaaaggtattttataaatcaatgcCAAATGTTTCAAATGTAGTTCTGTCACCAAATAGAGACTTAAATGACAAAGCATTAAGTGTTTACATGAACATGAAGAAACATATGAATTTCTTGTCCACTCCTGTTGTCAAAGAGCAGAAAACAGCTGTTCCTGATACACCTTCCATCACAtcacataatttacaaaaacaactAGATAAACTCTATGATGACAATTAAAATGTGTTACATTAAGTATACTTATTGTTTGAAGGAGGGAAACCTTTTGTGAATACAACTCTCAAATATAgtacaatttaaattgaattgacaTGCATCTTATAGTCATTTATTgactcaaaaataaatttatagtattgtttgtaaaataatcTATTCTAATAAACTAACAGTGAAATgtgctataatttaaaaagatgttcaatgtttgtaaattatttatattttttgacagGTTGTGCTACAGGTTGGcatatttttcatttgtctTTTTTAATCAGACTTGGAGAcagtataaacatttaatatgagttttcaataatatatcaaaaatagttataatataatgttgattTTCTTTCCTTTTATTATAAGCTACTTTAACATTGTCtgcaagttttattgaaaaattaagaaaataatttgggTTTGAACATAATGTTTAGTTAAATGTGTTAGATGTAATATGACATAAattgttgtaatataaaatagataaaataatataaatttacaaatgtttaaaggtcataataaaaattaatataagtatatgtagGTGTTTTAAATTCCGTataacctacctacctaccgAGTAGGTACTCGGTACTGATATTCGATCCATCATTCAAGTCTATACTTACATTCTCTTTGAATTCTTAGACAATGTTCTGTGGTGTCTTTGGTTGTTTGTTAGTATGTAATCTGTTATCAGATAAATTATCACAAACATAATCGGCAATTAGTGTCGTTGCAAATTATCTAGGCTGTAAAATCgtgatattaagtaatatttgaatACTGTTCGTTTTCAACGGGTCCAACTCGCAAATATGGCTTTGTCAAAACCCATAATGAATTTAGTGGCATCTTATTTgcagaatttatatttacatccaatcaaaacaaaagcaataaCGAGGTGAGtttgcatattattaatttatctttactTATTTGTAGCACTATGGTCATTATTTCATGGTAGATAACTGCGGGCAAATTTGCGAGATCAAAGTTCAGTAAGTAGGTACTACTGTACCTACAAGGCATACAGTTATAACATTTTTTCTatgaaattataagttttgacaGAAGAAAACAATTGCCTACAGCAACTTAGTCAACCATCAAATGAACATCTAACACACGAGcgaaaatctatatattactTGATCAGTTTTGTGTACTTAGTTCCATAAATTTTACTAAAGTGATCATGATAAtactaaagcatttttaaaacaacTGAGATAATTGTCTCATGATTCAGTTACGCTGTATCATGTAATATGGATCAAACTTCAAAGATATAACctatattatcaaataagtacctacctacttactGGGTACAAAGTGATAATATACTTACCACCCCAAATTCccataagtttttatttattttttctcaattttaaGCATCACTATCCCTCAATTACTTGGGAGTCGTTTTATGATATATCCAACGTCGCTAAATAAGTGCCATGGAGTCTGTActtcctattttaaaattatcttaattacCTAGATCAActaatttatagtaactttCAACTATGAAGGACAATTAATCAATAATCTTTAATAATGACCTATTGTCTAAGGTCCAAGCATATGTATAATGATCTTTGAAATACTAATGTTAAATGTTTACTTCAATGCTTATGATTTCAGTTGTGTAGTAGGCACAGCAGGGAGTGTGGCATCACAATTAGTTGCTGGTGAGAAATTAAGACTCGATCCTGTACTTGCATTTGGTCTATATGGGTAAGAATCTTGTTCATGTAATTAATCCAAACAGATGTTAGTACCTAGATTTAGCTAAATAATAATCTTGAAAAACAACTCACGTTTAGTACTTACTGAAaagtgaattatttaaatctgtaCTTAGTAGTTAAAAACTGTAATTTACATATAACATCAAGTCCAAACAATATCTGCTTGACAGGTTGTAATGATCTATTTTATACTAGGAGAGATGGAAGGTATATTAGTGTCGTAAATTGTTTGTCCAATTTCAGATTAGCATTTGGAGGCACCATACCTCATTACTTCTATGAGTTGGTTGAACGCCTATTCCCTGAGGATTTGGTGGCATTTTCCTTAGCAAAGAAGTTATTGTTTGAGAGATTAGTGTTTGCCCCATTCATGCAAGCTTTTTCCTTGTACACTCTAGCGAGATTTGAAGGAAAGAATCACAAAGCTGCTGTGAAACAATTATATGCTTTATATCTTCCAATTCTAGAAGCTAATTGGAAATGGTTGACATTATTCCAAGTTATCAATTTGGCATTTATTCCACCAatggtaagttatttttaagaacaCCCAATTAACCCAACCCATGTATTACGTATTTTTCTCCCCATAGGTGCCTATATCATTTTCCTAAACTCAAATTCACTTAAAATCTTGGTTACCCTACATTAACTGCATGTTCTagctcattttattttttccttatcCACACATATACAGTATTGGTGCAACACACATTTATTACGCCTGTTACATAACATATTGACGTCTtctgtcattaaaattatactaagtatgtaagtacttataatttttttattttgtttcagctGCGAGTACTCTTTATGAACCTTGTCGGTTTTGGTTGGGCGATGTTCCTCGCGACCAAGAGACGTCAACAAAGTCAAAGGAAATCAGAATAAAtgtttatcactatatcttggGTGGTGGATGACTGAACTACATTTTCTGTGATAGGCGAtttcttgatattttatttggccTATTGGTATGAGGTTActgtataaatgtatataatatttatttatcggaAACACATGGTGCGTCGGTCggagacaaaatattataatgtggaTACAGTGTCATTGAAATTACTTTGGTGTCAGCGGGTAGAGCAATACTCTTTTTTTATGGATGGTTGTCTGTCTGACGTCAGCGCCATTTGGATGGACGTTTTACGTTTAATAAAAACGCAAAAAATGTTGGCGATCTATATAGGTGCATTTGCCAGATATATCCACCATGagcaagaaaataaaaatctttggaGGCAccacttttatattttcgtgCCAACGTTgccagtacaagaaattagttacATATTTCACCACAATATGGCGAGATTTTTATTCTTCCTGATCAGGCTACAAAAGTACCTattggaaattatttaataatacaaaaacctgCCCGTAATAAGTCCAGCAAAAgaatatgttatgtattatttttattttcgaacaCAAGAGTATTTTATAGAGTAACATTCCGTCAATTGGCATAATTTGTATGCAAGtacaaaatttttatacttttatacgAAAAAATGTAACCGTTATTcaaacgaaattaatttatataggcACCTACAGTTAAAGTGTTAAAAatggtgaaataaaattaagaatactatgatattatttactttattttcacaACAGCAATTGTTAGATTTAATGCCGAAAACGTACGTTGTTCAAGATCTAAATGTACACATCAAATCGGCATAGTCAATTCTTCGTACGCAGTGCATTTATACAAGTCTCGATTTTACatgtaatattgttatgtttacaataaacattttctacCGTTTGTATGAGTATCATTGAATATTACAAttcacatttgtttttattgctttacttGAATTTTTTCTCACTTTTGGAAACCATTAACTAAGCCCATATAATAAAATCCTTAATTTAAACTAccctataaaatattacacgtacgtacctatttaaataatataagtaataatataatttaataaatattaagttattgttTTACCAGTGTTGTAAATGACTAATAAACGTTACTGAGTAGTTGTATAATATCAGttgtctataaatatattgcacTCCCAACATTCTAAATGATTCACTTACATTTCAAGACTAGAGTATTATTCGGAACTTATCCTagggtttaaataaatacaataaaattgttataatattaccaaCAAATGAAAAGTGTTcaacaaaaaagaatatttagagatcgtaaaataatataaaaaaattacatacttaaatGACTAGAGTTTTGACTAGATAAATATCCAATATTTGACTGACgcttaaaattagtttttggcTTTACTGTTAAGTACCATAACTTAAATGGAATGTTTGAACATCAACAAATCATTTGTTAACTTCTAAATGATTATTGATAAACTCCCCATATATTAGAGACAATGTACAGCGCCTTATATCGAACCCCGAAAATTGCCTACCACCTACGGTGGCATAATATCTTATGACCTAGAAAATGTCTGAAACATGCATTCCGTATAATCTTATATCATTTATGCACTTGTTTCCTAACAAACCATACAATTAAGGTACGCGAGCGCACGTTACAAAAATGCTATCTAACCCATTCGAAATCTACGAACAATAGGGTTGTATTGTTTACCTCCTGAGTTGAAAAACGATTCCCTAAGATCATGTACCAGTGAATatggtacataaatataattagttaaaaaGGTCTTATTTCATTCATCAGATTAGAGTTATCCatacaaaacataacaaaaccGAATATATAAGCATGAACTAAATAAAGTTGTGTTCGACCTTCATATTGAGCCACGTGA
This genomic window from Manduca sexta isolate Smith_Timp_Sample1 chromosome 17, JHU_Msex_v1.0, whole genome shotgun sequence contains:
- the LOC115443094 gene encoding thioredoxin domain-containing protein 17 is translated as MATTVALKGFEEFCKYVDSIDPKGPPALIYFSGSKLPDGNSWCPDCVEAEPIVKAFIGELQKDIIFVYVDVGDRDYWKDKACPFRTDARCKLMVIPTIIKWKGVQRLEGSQCTKRELLQMLFEDDD
- the LOC115443084 gene encoding uncharacterized protein LOC115443084, with product MDTTTSLKPKPLAELLPYLSGIVSKDAMQTLTARKQPRPTITQTCTAVKTMKPLTMAELMAGIPALRNQSPRRQTQASTSVKKKIWNSSVKVECKKISHTAEGKMKHNPVRKVLNFQPKPRNTLAPRMATANAETPKFPKPEYRAKKSVHILEKNKVRISGICNIPETPVLAPPVRQRMTMANKENLPNIPRQLKNIATPKLASPKIAPKKFATPKMPDTPLSNQSWQSSCDASFLQKEKEIRDIEDKIKNVSQEKTLERIAEVSPPASTPFREYRNVKEYFNNSSEMDTSAVNDNTIMCFDKTFQPEEYNKREESVITSLCEMLNKAAVTIPENNNTELHDLLEVEKRTLANIKILDKIREQELKSLEYVRKLIIEKRKAQTISEVKREEKVESIIETKAPGDIKIEKTNSEENPVVGRTSVIKSCIKSPSYKIPKKNACLRKKVFYKSMPNVSNVVLSPNRDLNDKALSVYMNMKKHMNFLSTPVVKEQKTAVPDTPSITSHNLQKQLDKLYDDN
- the LOC115443093 gene encoding PXMP2/4 family protein 3, with amino-acid sequence MALSKPIMNLVASYLQNLYLHPIKTKAITSCVVGTAGSVASQLVAGEKLRLDPVLAFGLYGLAFGGTIPHYFYELVERLFPEDLVAFSLAKKLLFERLVFAPFMQAFSLYTLARFEGKNHKAAVKQLYALYLPILEANWKWLTLFQVINLAFIPPMLRVLFMNLVGFGWAMFLATKRRQQSQRKSE